A genomic region of Homalodisca vitripennis isolate AUS2020 chromosome 5, UT_GWSS_2.1, whole genome shotgun sequence contains the following coding sequences:
- the LOC124362701 gene encoding proton-coupled amino acid transporter-like protein pathetic, with protein sequence MMSDDKRKSSLSRVKKDCTPTCHIRLSLRSLTNVSIYELVEADLHRKSGTEEPNFRHSNYATSDVSTFLNVLKSSLGSGLLAMPSAFMNAGLLVGFLGTLLVGFLCAHCTYILVKSSQALCSQLDKSHFNYPETSEAAFQCALKGKFKKYSTLAKQITNIGILLPCYGVGIIYVLTAAATFKQVFENYTGLCYGMRWYVLLMIIPVMPIGTIRQMKYMVPFSAMANLFLLVGVSLTLYFTTSDFPALSSRPLSCDATRLPLFLSTVLFGMEGIGVILPIENAMKNPKRFLGFTGILNCAMVIVVSLSLTMGVFGYVKYGDKVQGSITLNLPDTILAQTVKVLVALAILCTYGLQNIAAAQIIWKVLQPKIPKEKEDFVYYTMRVLIVLGHVISAAVIPQLAPVISLVGALGLPLLGLAMPALLETLTFWEDGLGLWRWRLWKNILLGLAAVVALVSGTWVSCLEITEAYS encoded by the exons ATGATGTCTGATGACAAGCGGAAGTCATCACTGTCACGAGTGAAGAAAGACTGCACTCCGACCTGCCACATCAGGCTCAGCTTGAGATCCCTCACCAATGTGTCAAT atatgaACTTGTGGAAGCTGATTTACATAGAAAATCAGGAACTGAAGAACCAAATTTCAGACATAGCAATTATGCCACATC AGATGTTAGCACTTTCCTGAATGTGCTGAAGAGTAGCCTAGGATCTGGACTACTGGCAATGCCCAGTGCCTTCATGAATGCTGGCCTGCTAGTAGGGTTTCTCGGAACCCTTTTGGTGGGCTTCTTGTGTGCACACTGCACATATATTTTG GTAAAGTCATCTCAGGCACTCTGCTCTCAGTTAGATAAAAGCCACTTCAACTATCCAGAGACTTCAGAAGCAGCCTTTCAATGCGCCTTGAAGGggaaattcaaaaaatattcaacattgGCAAA ACAGATTACCAACATTGGGATACTGTTGCCTTGTTATGGAGTTGGAATCATTTATGTTTTGACAGCTGCTGCTACATTTAAGCAG GTATTTGAGAACTACACGGGGCTGTGCTATGGCATGCGCTGGTACGTATTGCTGATGATCATACCGGTAATGCCAATTGGGACCATACGTCAGATGAAGTACATGGTACCATTCAGTGCCATGGCCAATCTATTTTTGTTAGTGGGGGTGTCTCTCACACTCTACTTCACCACCAGTGACTTCCCGGCTCTCAGCTCTCGTCCTCTCTCTTGCGATGCTACCAGGCTTCCACTCTTCTTATCTACCGTCTTGTTTGGCATGGAAGGCATTGGAGTG ATTTTACCTATTGAAAATGCTATGAAAAATCCAAAGCGATTTTTAGGGTTTACTGGAATTCTCAATTGTGCCATGGTAATTGTTGTGAGTTTATCTCTCACAATGGGAGTGTTTGGTTACGTCAAATATGGGGACAAAGTCCAGGGCAGCATCACTCTGAATCTTCCAGATACCAT ACTGGCTCAGACGGTAAAGGTATTGGTCGCTCTCGCCATACTGTGTACCTACGGACTTCAGAACATAGCAGCAGCACAAATTATATGGAAGGTACTGCAGCCGAAAATACCTAAAGAAAAGGAAGATTTTGTGTACTATACCATGCGGGTTCTCATAGTTTTAGGGCACG TGATCTCCGCTGCCGTAATACCCCAGCTCGCTCCTGTGATCTCGTTGGTGGGGGCGCTGGGTCTGCCCCTGCTCGGGTTGGCAATGCCAGCTCTCCTGGAGACGCTCACCTTCTGGGAGGATGGGCTGGGGCTCTGGCGCTGGCGTCTCTGGAAGAATATCCTGCTCGGGTTGGCAGCAGTAGTGGCGTTGGTCAGTGGCACTTGGGTCAGCTGCCTTGAGATCACCGAGGCGTACAGTTGA